Proteins co-encoded in one Erinaceus europaeus chromosome X, mEriEur2.1, whole genome shotgun sequence genomic window:
- the BEX3 gene encoding protein BEX3 isoform X2 — protein MAHLHQGNEEMEQPLHNGEEDRPIGRGEGHQPAGNHRRGQVQRRAPNFRWAMPNRQVNDGMGGDGDDMEMFMEEMREIRRKLRELQLRNCLRILMGELSNHHDHHDEFCLMP, from the coding sequence ATGGCACATCTTCATCAGGGAAACGAAGAAATGGAGCAGCCCCTGCACAATGGAGAGGAAGACCGCCCTATAGGAAGGGGCGAGGGTCACCAGCCAGCAGGAAATCATAGAAGGGGACAGGTTCAACGACGTGCCCCTAATTTCCGATGGGCCATGCCTAATAGGCAGGTCAATGATGGGATGGGTGGAGATGGAGATGACATGGAAATGTTCATGGAGGAGATGAGAGAAATCAGAAGAAAACTTAGAGAGTTGCAGTTGAGGAACTGTCTGCGAATCCTTATGGGAGAGCTTTCTAATCACCATGACCATCATGATGAATTTTGCCTTATGCCTTGA
- the BEX3 gene encoding protein BEX3 isoform X1, with amino-acid sequence MNLWIWGGLWGQESWVLGPWSQSGLGCPRSLCSSGFRSRSPPPTPASLQVRGSKCGGGGATGGESTGRKGNFKDTPRNNQENLIMAHLHQGNEEMEQPLHNGEEDRPIGRGEGHQPAGNHRRGQVQRRAPNFRWAMPNRQVNDGMGGDGDDMEMFMEEMREIRRKLRELQLRNCLRILMGELSNHHDHHDEFCLMP; translated from the exons ATGAACCTTTGGATCTGGGGAGGGCTTTGGGGGCAGGAGTCTTGGGTCTTGGGCCCCTGGAGCCAGTCCGGACTTGGGTGCCCAAGGTCCCTCTGCAGCAGCGGCTTCCGCTcccgctcccctccccccacacctgcCTCTCTGCAGGTCCGCGGGTCCAAGTGTGGCGGCGGTGGCGCAACAGGGGGAGAATCAACTGGGAGAAAAGGAAACTTCAAAGATACGCCCAG AAACAACCAGGAAAATCTCATCATGGCACATCTTCATCAGGGAAACGAAGAAATGGAGCAGCCCCTGCACAATGGAGAGGAAGACCGCCCTATAGGAAGGGGCGAGGGTCACCAGCCAGCAGGAAATCATAGAAGGGGACAGGTTCAACGACGTGCCCCTAATTTCCGATGGGCCATGCCTAATAGGCAGGTCAATGATGGGATGGGTGGAGATGGAGATGACATGGAAATGTTCATGGAGGAGATGAGAGAAATCAGAAGAAAACTTAGAGAGTTGCAGTTGAGGAACTGTCTGCGAATCCTTATGGGAGAGCTTTCTAATCACCATGACCATCATGATGAATTTTGCCTTATGCCTTGA